One segment of Rhodopirellula baltica SH 1 DNA contains the following:
- a CDS encoding histidine phosphatase family protein, with protein MQLLLVRHAESENNAKPVQNRVCDPSITARGRLQADCLGKWMSGLAIDQLITSPFLRTLETTRSILQHAHAPPRRYPVSVWHDVFENGGCYHGHHEKNFAGASGLSASAIESFFQEIAAQFPDREPPPLTLDPEIDESGWWGGKNRELPEEMQARSQAVIKRFEQTFSQQPGVEPLGEQENPVVVLIAHADFLREMLSQMLAGRVAMDAIGPIPNTSITSLQWSATGWKLTSLNSVTHLPPRLITGHQAMLS; from the coding sequence ATGCAGTTGCTTCTAGTTCGACACGCGGAAAGCGAGAACAACGCGAAACCGGTTCAAAATCGCGTTTGCGATCCGAGCATCACAGCCCGAGGTCGCTTGCAAGCTGATTGTTTGGGCAAATGGATGTCTGGACTGGCGATCGATCAGTTGATCACCAGTCCATTCCTCCGCACCCTCGAAACAACTCGGTCCATTCTTCAACACGCTCACGCTCCGCCACGCCGATATCCGGTCTCAGTCTGGCATGACGTTTTCGAAAATGGCGGCTGTTACCATGGCCATCATGAAAAGAACTTCGCCGGTGCCTCTGGACTCAGCGCGTCTGCAATCGAGTCGTTCTTCCAAGAGATTGCTGCTCAGTTCCCTGACCGTGAACCGCCTCCTCTGACGCTGGATCCGGAGATTGACGAATCGGGCTGGTGGGGCGGAAAGAATCGCGAGCTTCCCGAAGAGATGCAAGCACGCTCTCAGGCGGTGATCAAACGTTTTGAACAAACATTCTCGCAACAGCCCGGTGTGGAGCCACTTGGTGAACAAGAGAATCCAGTCGTGGTACTGATCGCTCACGCCGATTTCTTGCGCGAGATGCTTTCGCAAATGTTGGCGGGACGTGTGGCGATGGATGCCATTGGACCGATCCCCAACACCTCGATCACTTCCCTACAATGGTCAGCGACGGGCTGGAAGTTGACATCCCTCAACAGTGTCACGCACTTGCCACCGAGACTCATCACAGGTCATCAAGCGATGCTTTCTTAA
- a CDS encoding ATP-binding cassette domain-containing protein → MLLIDSLTKRFSIESGTVHAVDGLSMRVAPGEVFGLLGPNGAGKTTTLRMVLGLLEPDDGFAEVAGIRTSKDPFAAKAKLGFVSASDGVYPWLSVREMLLYFADLYGVAPQQATARLKELASVMQIEALLDRRAGSLSTGQRQRVTLVRGLIHDPPVMLLDEPTRGLDVVGVQTIFEYIEHLRAAGKAVVVCTHRLDEAERLCDQFGLLHRGRIRYRGTLNDLREETGREHLVEMFVDLMNSTDPALTEDHA, encoded by the coding sequence ATGCTTCTGATCGATTCGCTCACCAAACGATTCTCGATCGAGAGCGGGACAGTCCACGCTGTCGATGGGCTTTCGATGCGGGTAGCACCAGGAGAGGTTTTCGGACTACTTGGTCCAAACGGGGCTGGTAAAACCACCACCTTGCGTATGGTGCTTGGACTACTGGAACCGGACGATGGCTTTGCAGAAGTTGCTGGCATCCGCACGTCCAAGGACCCATTCGCGGCGAAAGCGAAACTCGGATTTGTCTCTGCCAGTGACGGAGTCTACCCGTGGCTGTCGGTTCGTGAGATGCTGCTGTACTTTGCGGATTTGTACGGCGTTGCACCCCAACAAGCAACCGCGAGACTGAAAGAGCTTGCTAGCGTGATGCAGATTGAGGCACTCCTCGATCGTCGCGCCGGTTCGCTGAGCACGGGTCAACGGCAACGAGTGACCTTGGTGCGTGGCTTGATCCACGATCCTCCCGTGATGCTTCTGGATGAACCAACACGTGGACTCGACGTCGTTGGTGTGCAGACGATCTTCGAGTACATCGAACATTTGCGTGCTGCTGGGAAGGCGGTTGTGGTCTGTACCCACCGACTGGATGAAGCCGAACGTCTGTGCGACCAATTTGGGCTACTTCATCGCGGCCGCATTCGTTATCGAGGCACATTGAATGACCTTCGAGAAGAAACCGGACGAGAACATCTTGTTGAGATGTTTGTCGATCTGATGAATTCCACTGACCCGGCGTTGACCGAGGACCACGCGTGA
- a CDS encoding ABC transporter permease subunit/CPBP intramembrane protease — protein sequence MKLSWSRLGRLTQKELRETLRDRRTMLTLVMMPLLVYPLLSMALNRFLLSSGMPAEQAFMVGVSSPDERDFLQTLIEDPRSAPPEPILKVNGGQLARFEVVVPEEISPEEALSQNLLDIAVQFQDGPNSIRSMEIVSYNNDQGSSTAQRILTERLQWLQLSESLRIAQQIDPDYQPIDLRIRSIGEKASGSILGTVIPLVLVLMTITGAVYPAIDLTAGERERGTMEALMASPVPRWWVLLAKYLAVVFVAFLTAMANLLAMFVTMKVTGLVSMLAGDSTVGMLQIMQILGLLLLFSCFFSALLLSLTSFAKSFKEAQAYLIPVMLLSLGPAMLSLMPGVTLEGPLAVAPLLNIVLLARDILSGTATTAGAVVAVTSTLFYAAATLGVAARLFGSDAVERTSQKSFGSLLQRPDTVTQHPSMSQAGLVVALLLPASFLISNGLMQWLRIVSDSVSVSSQLLLNALSLILVFGLIPLCATVMGRHRIQSTYRFSLPPFASILGAIVLAGGAWAFAHEALALADQFGIALLSDDQIERTRSLLDKWKTVPPWLLLLTMAATPALIEELCFRGYLFSAFSAVLRPWQTICTTALLFGLFHVFVGSTLLVERFLPTMLLGLLLGWVAYRTGSVWPGVVLHFFHNGMLELAARYHDKLDFLGLSDADGSKHLPASWLVAAALMVMIGIAIVAWSTQSRTEQDSPQS from the coding sequence GTGAAACTTTCCTGGTCCCGGCTCGGCCGGCTCACTCAAAAAGAACTTCGGGAAACCTTGCGCGACCGACGGACGATGCTGACTTTGGTCATGATGCCATTGTTGGTTTATCCATTGCTCAGCATGGCGTTGAATCGTTTCTTGCTTTCTTCCGGTATGCCGGCAGAGCAAGCGTTCATGGTTGGCGTCTCATCGCCTGATGAGCGTGACTTCTTGCAAACCCTGATCGAAGATCCTCGCAGTGCACCTCCTGAGCCGATCTTGAAAGTCAACGGCGGGCAGTTGGCTCGGTTTGAAGTGGTTGTGCCAGAAGAGATTTCACCGGAAGAAGCGTTGTCGCAGAACTTGCTGGACATAGCGGTGCAGTTTCAAGATGGCCCAAACTCAATTCGATCGATGGAGATTGTTTCCTACAACAATGATCAGGGCAGCAGTACAGCTCAACGAATTCTAACCGAACGCTTGCAGTGGCTTCAGTTATCTGAAAGTCTGCGAATTGCTCAGCAAATCGATCCTGATTACCAACCTATCGATTTGAGAATTCGATCGATCGGAGAGAAAGCATCGGGATCTATTCTTGGCACCGTGATTCCCTTGGTACTGGTTTTAATGACCATCACCGGCGCTGTTTATCCAGCGATCGACCTGACGGCTGGCGAGAGAGAGCGGGGCACAATGGAGGCGCTAATGGCTTCTCCCGTACCGCGTTGGTGGGTGTTGCTTGCTAAGTATCTGGCTGTTGTCTTTGTCGCTTTCCTCACCGCGATGGCAAACTTGCTTGCCATGTTTGTGACCATGAAGGTGACGGGACTGGTCAGCATGCTCGCTGGTGATTCAACCGTTGGGATGCTGCAGATCATGCAGATACTCGGTCTCCTACTGTTGTTCAGCTGTTTCTTCTCAGCGCTGTTGCTTTCGCTAACCAGCTTTGCAAAGTCGTTCAAAGAAGCGCAGGCCTATCTCATTCCCGTGATGTTGCTTTCGCTTGGCCCGGCAATGCTTTCTTTGATGCCAGGCGTGACACTGGAGGGCCCATTGGCTGTCGCGCCGCTACTGAACATTGTCTTATTAGCTCGCGACATACTATCTGGCACCGCCACCACCGCGGGTGCGGTTGTCGCAGTCACTAGCACCCTTTTCTATGCGGCGGCGACGTTGGGCGTTGCCGCGAGACTGTTCGGTAGTGACGCAGTTGAACGAACCAGCCAAAAGTCATTCGGCTCGCTTCTTCAACGCCCCGACACCGTTACCCAACATCCCAGCATGAGCCAAGCTGGGTTGGTTGTCGCTCTACTGTTGCCGGCTTCATTCCTGATCTCGAACGGCTTGATGCAATGGCTGCGAATCGTTTCCGATTCAGTCTCGGTCAGCTCACAGCTTTTGCTAAACGCTCTGAGCCTAATCCTCGTTTTCGGATTGATTCCGCTTTGCGCAACCGTCATGGGAAGACATCGTATCCAGTCGACTTACCGATTCTCATTGCCACCGTTTGCGTCCATTTTGGGTGCCATCGTCCTCGCGGGCGGAGCTTGGGCGTTTGCTCACGAAGCCTTGGCATTGGCCGACCAGTTCGGAATTGCCCTGCTGTCGGACGACCAAATCGAACGTACACGGTCCTTGCTAGACAAATGGAAAACCGTGCCCCCATGGCTGCTTCTGCTGACAATGGCGGCGACCCCGGCTCTCATCGAAGAGCTCTGCTTTCGAGGTTATTTGTTCTCAGCATTCTCGGCTGTCCTTCGCCCGTGGCAGACAATCTGCACTACCGCATTGCTCTTCGGCCTTTTCCACGTCTTTGTCGGCAGCACCTTGTTGGTCGAACGCTTTCTACCCACCATGTTGCTGGGGTTGCTGCTGGGTTGGGTCGCCTACCGAACCGGTAGCGTCTGGCCGGGAGTGGTCCTGCACTTCTTCCACAATGGAATGCTGGAATTAGCCGCACGTTATCATGACAAGCTCGATTTCCTCGGGCTCAGCGACGCAGACGGTTCGAAGCACCTGCCTGCCAGTTGGCTTGTTGCTGCCGCACTCATGGTCATGATCGGCATCGCGATTGTCGCTTGGTCGACCCAAAGCCGGACTGAGCAAGACTCACCCCAGAGCTAG
- a CDS encoding MraY family glycosyltransferase, which yields MTPFILVTLAAAFIAMLVLVPVVRAFAIRVGLVDNPDAERKLHDRPIALAGGLAVFIATGIAFLVGIAYESGWAEFGKMTELSSRWFVLLGASSAILIVGLIDDKWALRGRQKLLAQCVIAMIVVGSGTVMRSVSLFGFEIPLGIFAIPVSVLWLLLAINALNLLDGADGMATTVGAFVCGGLALLSASSGHSASTVIAATALCGALLGFLVFNRPPATIFLGDAGSMMIGLMVGVLAMWCSLKESAVVVAAPVAILVLPLFDSTAAIIRRWMTGRSMYATDRGHLHHLLNEKFGPNGMLLVVAGLCTLSSTIAVLSVRFNQDWLILLGAVAVLGFLVLTRTFGHSECRLLLGRLYHFAHSFAVRPKDCETSKHLRSVQIQGDGCWEPVWEPLVEFAKRHDLAKVQIDANMAWLHEGYHATWQSVRLPEKSVQSVVRIPLFATRPGEDESVPIGKVEVIANSSHESLAQLSYFLEHAEELQAQVSYLVDNLGKKNAASRKKATAVKTAAKSNELVVGSEEVEAVHTS from the coding sequence ATGACACCATTCATCCTCGTTACTCTTGCTGCTGCTTTCATCGCGATGCTGGTACTGGTGCCGGTGGTGCGTGCATTCGCAATTCGAGTTGGGTTGGTTGATAACCCCGATGCCGAACGAAAACTTCATGACCGACCAATCGCTTTGGCGGGTGGGTTAGCCGTTTTTATCGCGACCGGAATCGCGTTTTTGGTTGGCATCGCTTACGAAAGTGGTTGGGCGGAATTCGGCAAGATGACAGAGCTGTCATCTCGTTGGTTTGTATTGTTAGGGGCCTCGTCGGCAATCTTGATCGTCGGTTTGATTGACGACAAATGGGCACTCCGTGGCCGACAAAAACTACTCGCTCAATGCGTCATCGCGATGATCGTCGTGGGAAGTGGGACGGTCATGCGATCAGTCTCTCTCTTTGGCTTCGAGATTCCTTTGGGCATTTTTGCCATTCCGGTTAGCGTGTTGTGGTTGCTGCTTGCGATCAACGCTCTCAATTTGCTAGACGGTGCCGACGGCATGGCGACCACGGTTGGTGCGTTTGTCTGCGGCGGACTGGCCTTGCTGAGTGCATCGAGTGGACACTCTGCGTCTACCGTCATCGCTGCAACCGCTCTGTGTGGTGCCCTGCTCGGCTTCTTGGTCTTCAATCGCCCGCCGGCAACCATCTTCTTGGGAGACGCGGGAAGCATGATGATCGGGCTGATGGTTGGCGTCTTGGCGATGTGGTGCTCGTTAAAAGAGTCCGCTGTCGTCGTCGCGGCACCCGTCGCGATTCTGGTTCTGCCGTTGTTCGACTCTACTGCAGCAATCATCCGTCGATGGATGACCGGTCGCAGTATGTATGCAACGGACCGAGGGCATTTGCATCACCTCTTGAACGAAAAGTTCGGTCCCAATGGAATGTTATTGGTGGTCGCTGGCCTTTGCACGCTTAGTTCCACCATCGCGGTGCTCTCCGTTCGGTTCAATCAGGACTGGTTGATTCTTCTGGGGGCAGTAGCCGTTCTTGGCTTTTTGGTTCTGACGCGAACGTTCGGTCATTCGGAGTGCCGTCTTCTTCTCGGACGCTTGTATCACTTTGCCCATTCGTTTGCGGTACGGCCGAAAGATTGCGAAACATCGAAGCATTTACGCAGTGTCCAAATCCAAGGCGATGGTTGCTGGGAACCAGTTTGGGAACCATTGGTTGAATTTGCGAAACGCCATGATCTTGCCAAAGTGCAAATCGACGCGAATATGGCGTGGTTGCACGAAGGCTATCATGCGACTTGGCAGAGTGTCCGATTGCCGGAAAAATCGGTGCAAAGCGTTGTCCGAATCCCGCTCTTCGCAACACGACCTGGGGAAGATGAATCGGTACCAATTGGCAAGGTGGAAGTCATCGCCAATTCGTCTCACGAATCATTGGCTCAACTCAGCTATTTCCTCGAGCATGCGGAAGAGTTGCAGGCCCAGGTCAGTTACTTGGTTGACAACCTCGGAAAGAAAAACGCCGCGTCTCGCAAAAAGGCGACGGCGGTGAAAACTGCTGCAAAGAGCAACGAACTAGTTGTCGGAAGCGAAGAAGTCGAAGCGGTTCACACCAGCTAG
- a CDS encoding polysaccharide biosynthesis/export family protein, translating to MNINLFQTRVWKHIRTTVGLGVAASLVASLTGCSSLTQPIDGVPAHRLPPEFFPAPKNNLVPVDIALLSLEPPRDYQLGPDDILGVYIEGVLPFNPPNTPPEPPPVNFPEQDSTLPPSIGYPIAVQDDGTLSLPLIEPLEVEGLTLDQVREKIREAYIDNDILREEKARPIVTLIKERTYDVIVVREDGLGEGNQRSLQAQSSEFIRGRDRSASGGLVKLPAYKNDILHALVETGGLPGLNAKNEVRVLRASEADKRKRAQFVRDFYASQRNAMLDPCVCPPELPPDPSILRIPLRLPPGVIPNITPEDVELQDGDIVYIENRETEVFYTGGLLPGGEFPLPRDYDLDVLGAMAIAGGGIGQTTGGGGFGGARSVGGVPPGMLYVLRQTPCNGQVAIEVDLARAVNDPRSRPLVQPGDTLILQYKCEEEVLNFSLGTFFTYGIQELLRN from the coding sequence ATGAACATCAACCTCTTTCAAACTCGAGTGTGGAAACACATTCGCACCACGGTTGGACTTGGCGTGGCCGCCTCGCTGGTCGCGTCACTGACCGGCTGCTCGTCACTGACCCAGCCAATCGACGGTGTCCCTGCCCACCGATTGCCGCCCGAATTCTTTCCGGCTCCCAAGAACAACTTGGTTCCGGTTGATATCGCGTTGCTGTCGCTTGAGCCACCACGCGATTATCAGCTCGGACCGGATGACATCCTTGGTGTTTACATTGAAGGCGTTTTGCCTTTCAATCCACCGAACACCCCACCTGAACCACCTCCGGTCAATTTCCCGGAACAGGACAGCACCCTGCCGCCGTCGATCGGATACCCGATTGCCGTTCAGGATGATGGAACTCTTTCGTTGCCACTGATTGAGCCCCTCGAGGTTGAAGGGCTGACGCTCGATCAAGTCCGCGAAAAGATTCGTGAGGCGTACATCGACAACGACATTCTGCGAGAAGAAAAAGCTCGTCCGATTGTCACGCTTATCAAGGAACGAACCTACGATGTGATCGTGGTTCGGGAAGATGGTTTAGGTGAAGGCAACCAACGATCGCTTCAAGCTCAGTCCAGCGAGTTCATTCGCGGCCGTGACCGATCTGCCAGCGGCGGCTTGGTCAAACTTCCCGCGTACAAGAACGACATTCTGCACGCCCTGGTTGAAACTGGCGGTTTGCCCGGTTTGAACGCAAAGAACGAAGTTCGTGTTTTGCGAGCCAGTGAAGCTGACAAACGCAAACGAGCACAGTTTGTACGAGACTTCTACGCGTCTCAACGCAACGCCATGCTCGACCCATGTGTCTGCCCACCTGAGCTGCCACCAGACCCATCGATCCTTCGCATTCCATTGCGACTGCCACCTGGAGTGATTCCAAACATCACACCGGAGGATGTGGAATTGCAAGACGGCGACATCGTGTACATCGAAAACCGCGAGACAGAAGTCTTCTACACCGGTGGCTTGTTGCCCGGTGGCGAATTCCCACTCCCTCGTGACTATGACCTCGACGTACTCGGTGCGATGGCGATCGCCGGTGGTGGCATCGGGCAAACAACTGGTGGCGGAGGATTCGGAGGTGCACGTTCGGTTGGCGGAGTTCCACCGGGAATGCTTTATGTGCTTCGTCAGACACCGTGCAACGGACAAGTTGCAATCGAGGTTGACCTTGCCCGGGCCGTCAACGACCCGCGAAGTCGACCACTGGTTCAGCCTGGCGATACACTGATTCTTCAATACAAATGTGAAGAAGAGGTGCTGAACTTCAGCCTCGGTACATTCTTCACCTACGGTATCCAAGAACTACTGCGGAACTAA
- a CDS encoding RluA family pseudouridine synthase has product MSEVDVIYEDNHLLVVNKPTKLATMGAAGQPTLHSLGCDYIRRTCNKPNKVYLGIVSRLDSMTSGVIVMARTSKAASRLTPQFANHSGDGAKKTYLAVVSGRVEQQQGTLVDDVYKDDAAHRMRVAHHSRSDAKEARLEYEVLGCDRELTLLMVKPLTGRKHQIRLQWAEVGFPILGDTKYGSERSWPTGIALHSWRLSIMHPTKKERMTFEAPIPDAWASRLGTNLLAKP; this is encoded by the coding sequence ATGAGCGAAGTCGACGTCATCTACGAAGACAATCATCTGCTCGTGGTAAACAAACCGACCAAGTTAGCGACGATGGGTGCTGCTGGGCAGCCGACTTTGCATTCGCTCGGATGCGACTACATCCGTCGAACCTGCAACAAGCCCAACAAGGTGTATTTGGGCATTGTGAGTCGACTGGATTCGATGACATCGGGTGTCATCGTCATGGCACGCACCAGCAAAGCGGCCAGTAGGCTCACGCCTCAGTTTGCCAACCATTCGGGCGATGGAGCGAAGAAGACATACCTTGCGGTAGTCTCAGGCCGAGTCGAGCAGCAACAGGGCACGTTGGTCGATGATGTGTACAAAGACGATGCAGCCCACCGTATGCGGGTGGCTCATCATTCCAGATCAGATGCCAAAGAGGCACGTCTGGAGTACGAGGTTTTAGGTTGCGACCGCGAATTGACGCTTCTGATGGTCAAGCCGCTTACCGGCCGCAAGCATCAAATCCGCTTGCAGTGGGCCGAGGTAGGATTTCCCATCTTAGGCGATACCAAATACGGGAGCGAACGATCTTGGCCGACCGGTATCGCGCTTCATAGCTGGCGGCTCTCTATCATGCATCCCACAAAGAAAGAACGCATGACGTTTGAGGCACCTATTCCAGATGCTTGGGCGAGCCGGTTGGGGACGAACTTGCTTGCGAAGCCGTGA
- a CDS encoding RecQ family ATP-dependent DNA helicase: protein MGESANANLESGKRSLQQAQKILQDVFGHHAFRPSQAAVIQHVLAGEHAMVIMPTGRGKSMCFQIPALLGTDADLTLVLSPLIALMQDQVDGLVAKGIDATLINSSLDRSEREKRQKNLRENQYRLLYVTPERFRKPEFLDAISGRNIQLLAIDEAHCVSQWGHDFRPDYSRIADIRKQLGSPTTIALTATATAECRADIVDQIGLGKGEMRLFHEGIDRPNLRIDVQSVMGESEKFEMILEALSAPPFLPTDDTPVGGAIIYFSLIKTLTHFSDLLLSQSIDHVCYHGDQSRKDRRRIQNQFMSGERDLVLATPAFGMGVDKENIRLVIHAETPGSIESYYQEIGRAGRDDKPSRCLWLYDQDDLMTQMQFIEWANPDADFYDRLMFALEHHADRCAAYGLDWLRKELQRVSPHDHRVDTAIAMLDRHGVVAGPREPECFQLSGDLPEKFRDNEWLAEKRQRDQKRLYAMVQFAATPAEERQAFLNRYFLDSTIVE, encoded by the coding sequence ATGGGTGAATCAGCCAACGCGAATTTGGAGTCGGGCAAGCGTTCGCTGCAGCAAGCCCAGAAAATCCTGCAAGACGTATTCGGCCATCACGCATTTCGCCCCAGCCAGGCCGCCGTCATTCAACATGTTCTCGCTGGCGAGCACGCCATGGTGATCATGCCCACGGGGCGTGGCAAGTCGATGTGTTTCCAAATTCCTGCGCTGCTGGGGACCGACGCGGATCTGACACTGGTGCTTTCGCCGTTGATCGCTTTGATGCAGGACCAAGTCGATGGATTGGTGGCGAAAGGCATCGACGCGACTCTCATTAATTCTTCGTTGGATCGAAGTGAACGCGAGAAACGGCAGAAGAATTTACGTGAGAATCAATATCGCCTGCTGTATGTGACGCCTGAACGATTTCGCAAACCTGAGTTCCTAGACGCTATTTCGGGACGAAACATTCAGCTGCTCGCGATTGACGAAGCACACTGTGTCAGCCAGTGGGGCCACGACTTTCGCCCCGATTACAGCAGGATCGCCGACATCCGGAAACAATTGGGCTCTCCGACAACAATCGCCCTGACCGCAACAGCGACGGCGGAATGCCGAGCTGACATCGTGGATCAAATTGGTCTTGGTAAAGGCGAAATGCGGCTGTTCCATGAAGGAATCGATCGCCCCAACTTGCGAATCGACGTCCAATCGGTGATGGGTGAGAGCGAGAAGTTCGAGATGATCCTCGAGGCACTCTCGGCCCCACCATTTCTCCCAACCGACGATACTCCTGTTGGCGGAGCAATCATCTACTTCTCGCTGATCAAAACGCTGACACATTTCAGCGACCTGTTGCTGTCGCAATCCATCGATCATGTCTGTTACCACGGTGACCAATCACGAAAAGATCGCCGTCGGATACAAAACCAATTCATGTCCGGCGAACGAGACCTCGTCTTGGCCACTCCCGCATTCGGAATGGGAGTTGACAAAGAAAACATTCGGTTGGTGATCCATGCTGAAACACCTGGATCGATCGAATCCTATTACCAAGAGATTGGTCGAGCGGGTCGGGACGACAAACCGAGTCGCTGCCTTTGGCTTTACGATCAAGACGACTTGATGACACAGATGCAGTTCATCGAGTGGGCCAATCCCGATGCAGATTTCTACGACCGTTTAATGTTCGCTTTGGAACATCATGCGGATCGATGTGCAGCCTACGGCTTGGACTGGCTTCGCAAAGAATTGCAACGGGTCAGTCCTCACGACCACCGAGTCGACACAGCCATTGCGATGCTCGACCGACATGGTGTTGTCGCAGGCCCAAGGGAACCGGAATGCTTCCAGCTGAGCGGTGACTTACCGGAAAAGTTCCGCGACAACGAATGGCTGGCGGAAAAAAGACAACGGGATCAAAAACGTCTGTATGCGATGGTGCAGTTTGCAGCTACTCCCGCAGAAGAACGACAAGCATTCCTCAATCGATACTTTTTAGATAGTACGATCGTTGAATGA
- the folP gene encoding dihydropteroate synthase, producing MMQRAVWRTSRRALEIGRRPLVMGILNVTPDSFSDGGRFVAPGQQLTSSQTLELAVDAALKMQANGADLIDIGGESTRPYSDPVDADIEIERVVPVIERLADRLAIPISVDTSKATVANAAIQAGAEIVNDVSGLEGDPEMPAVVVESLAGVCVMHMQGNPQTMQDDPSYGDVVEEIERYLLARRQACLDLGIEPERICLDPGIGFGKTHDHNLTLLRATSRFASLGSPILIGHSRKGFIRKVLDRNERCTKDDYNPMAGTLAVSMAVAAAGAHVIRVHDVAETVQALDLFEASGGLEVSFNDRTI from the coding sequence ATGATGCAGCGTGCTGTTTGGCGGACATCTCGGCGTGCTTTAGAAATCGGCCGACGTCCGCTAGTGATGGGGATTCTAAACGTCACCCCGGATAGCTTCTCGGATGGAGGTCGGTTTGTCGCTCCCGGTCAGCAGTTGACCAGCTCGCAGACGTTGGAGTTGGCAGTCGATGCTGCGTTGAAGATGCAGGCCAATGGAGCCGACTTGATCGACATCGGCGGTGAAAGTACGCGGCCATATAGCGATCCGGTGGATGCCGATATTGAGATCGAACGAGTGGTTCCGGTAATCGAACGGTTGGCCGATCGCTTGGCCATTCCGATTAGCGTCGACACCAGTAAAGCAACCGTCGCGAATGCTGCCATCCAGGCGGGTGCGGAGATCGTCAATGATGTGAGTGGCTTGGAGGGCGATCCAGAAATGCCAGCGGTTGTTGTCGAGTCACTCGCTGGAGTCTGCGTCATGCACATGCAAGGCAATCCGCAGACGATGCAGGATGATCCCAGCTACGGCGACGTCGTTGAAGAAATCGAGCGGTACTTGTTGGCTAGACGGCAGGCGTGTTTAGACCTTGGAATTGAGCCAGAGCGAATCTGCCTCGATCCGGGCATCGGTTTTGGGAAGACACACGACCACAATTTGACCTTGCTGCGAGCGACCAGTCGTTTTGCTTCACTTGGATCGCCCATTTTGATCGGCCATTCTCGAAAGGGATTTATTCGCAAAGTCCTGGATCGAAACGAGCGCTGTACGAAAGACGATTACAACCCAATGGCCGGCACGTTGGCCGTTTCAATGGCGGTAGCAGCGGCGGGTGCCCATGTCATTCGAGTGCACGATGTGGCAGAAACGGTGCAAGCGTTGGACTTGTTTGAAGCATCCGGTGGGCTGGAAGTTTCATTCAACGATCGTACTATCTAA